The proteins below are encoded in one region of Paeniglutamicibacter cryotolerans:
- a CDS encoding AraC family transcriptional regulator yields the protein MDEEQAGQQRATVLRFSTRGIAPGDRVTMWEGHNARALISLDIRTIDESPMHATESNLQLASLRLAQVTGTPQIVERSESFIRANPTGVVAVFFALEGEAFFYHRGGHESLRPGQALVCDADAPFMRGFSRGLRETVLTIPKELYREITGSPAPSSPRVFEFGPGAGPRERALARLLHRTLARVPVAPGAESSIAAAGTIESEAIDLLRLVLGDGHGGAGGYIAAAKEHIERRLSDPALDVAEISAAVGLSERQLGRVFAAAGTTVARYLLARRLETAHGYLVSPAHGALAMSEVAALSGFASPSHFGKRFREHHGNTPLQVRSATRATFLAEYAKARVVPPTGA from the coding sequence GTGGATGAGGAGCAAGCCGGGCAGCAGCGGGCCACCGTGCTGCGGTTCAGTACCCGGGGCATAGCCCCGGGGGACCGGGTGACGATGTGGGAGGGGCACAACGCCCGCGCCCTGATCTCACTGGACATCAGGACCATCGACGAGTCCCCGATGCATGCCACCGAGTCGAACCTGCAGCTGGCCTCGCTGCGGCTCGCACAGGTCACCGGGACCCCGCAGATCGTGGAACGCTCCGAATCGTTCATCAGGGCCAACCCGACGGGTGTCGTGGCGGTCTTCTTCGCGCTCGAGGGAGAGGCGTTCTTCTACCACCGCGGCGGACACGAATCGCTGCGCCCGGGGCAGGCGCTGGTCTGTGACGCGGACGCGCCGTTCATGCGCGGGTTCTCGCGCGGGCTACGCGAAACGGTGCTGACCATCCCGAAGGAGCTCTACCGGGAAATCACCGGATCCCCGGCCCCTTCCAGCCCGCGGGTCTTCGAGTTCGGCCCCGGAGCCGGACCCCGCGAGCGGGCCCTGGCCCGGCTGCTGCACCGGACCCTGGCCCGGGTGCCGGTGGCACCCGGCGCCGAATCGTCGATCGCCGCTGCCGGAACGATCGAAAGCGAGGCCATCGACCTGCTGCGCCTGGTCCTGGGCGATGGCCATGGCGGTGCCGGCGGCTACATCGCGGCGGCCAAGGAACACATCGAACGCAGGCTTTCGGACCCGGCGCTGGACGTGGCCGAAATCTCCGCAGCCGTCGGACTCAGCGAGCGGCAACTGGGCCGGGTCTTCGCGGCCGCCGGAACCACCGTGGCGCGCTACCTGCTGGCCCGGCGGCTCGAGACCGCCCACGGTTACCTGGTCTCCCCGGCGCACGGGGCGCTGGCCATGTCGGAGGTGGCCGCGCTCAGCGGCTTCGCCTCGCCCAGCCATTTCGGCAAGCGCTTCCGCGAACACCACGGGAACACGCCGCTGCAG